The DNA segment aataacaACTGATTATTATGCAGTGTGAAAAtaccagccctgatatgccagagttcaaagagatctcaagggtctctaagcagtacacataccagaggggtaGGACCTAGTATTCTAGGAGTAGGTGAAAGtccataatggtttgaaagagtttaatagAAAGGTATTAGGACAAAAAAGAACTTGTGAAAATGATTAGTGATAAAACAGTTTGAGGAAAGTGTAAAGAAACAATTTTGCAATCAGAACATAAGTCATAGAACAAACAATTTTAGGGAGTAATTTGGCAAGCAGCCTTCACACAAGGGAAGATGGATTAGGAACATAGAGAGTACACCTTAATGGAGCACACAAACAATAAGATACATAGAGTTTTGTGGGGGGTCAATAGAACTAGTAGGTAGAATGCAGGTCATGCAGCAAAGATCACAACAGAAACATGTTGAAGTCATTCTAGGGAGAGTAATTTGCTTAGCAAGAGTGAGGCAGAATAGGCAAAGACTTAGATGGGCATGCTAGGCAAGTATTAACAGGTGAAGGCATGCTAATTACACAAAGGCAGAGtctaggcatgctagataaataGTAGTCAGCCAAACATGCTTAGTTTCATATGtagacatgttaaacaagataACAAACAAGCAAGTAAAGTGGAAACATACTAATTACAAATTTGAATAGGTAGTATTAGGCATGCTGGGTAAGCAGTAAACAGGGGCAAGAATGGACTCAGGCCATATGGACTAAAATAGTAAGTAAACATATAGGTTTTGATTCTtaaaattaatcagaagcatacctagttaaaTAATGAAAAACACAAGATGTGAGAAATGTATTGTGCAATtttcagccttggcttgcagccttCTAGAACAACGGAGATCACAAGCAGCAATAAGAGCAGAGAGAGCCTTTTTAGAGTGTAAAAGTGGTAGTtctgaactattgttcgtgttcagaagttaaaataagagggagttatatagtaatcaagagttaaacaaaataaTGTAAGGGACCAATTATGTAGTAATTAGGGCAATTCATAGAATCAGTCACACACGTAAAATCAGTGAGTcttccccttaatcaagggataatcaatcAACGGTAAAAGCATGATAGATATTTAAGGAAGGGAATCAAGTAAGGCTtgggtatagagtaggtaattaggggtgaatgaacatgagttcaattaaggaaataattggcaagaatcaacaaataatgaataaggcaagagaaaactaattaaggcaaaaagttcaatcaaatcgagtagagaagtaagaatcaaatattttgttaaggaaaagagtttaatcaaaccaaaaataagaacttcagaataGTCCAGGGTTTAAGAGAAAATCACGTAAAGAGTCAGCAAATATTGCAGAAAATCCAAATAGGCAAGGAATGAATAGTCAGGGCTCAACACATAGTTTTTTAATGAAGCAAATTggtaaatcaaaattcaaaacaaccctgatttaaggagaaaaatattGGTTTACCATGAATAGTCAGAATGAACATAGACATATAGAGTCAGTAGACAAGTTGAACCAAGAAACtcagtagaggcatattaggatacgaaaatcacaagacatctaattggctaaagaaaaatcacagaaccaaagcaaggACAAAGTCAGTACACAAGTAGCTCTGAAACCAAACAAAAAATGCCGAAACAATTGAGGCTTTTAGTATAAACGAGTTAAGGTTAGAGAAAACCTAACGAAATGGGTTAAACATATAGGAAACAAAATATTAAACACTTAAAATTATCAAATGTTTTAGTCCAAACCATATGAAATAGGTCCAAACCATCTCAGATCTGTACAAATCTAAGAAGTTCAGAAGGAAGAAATTAGAGTTTCAAAAAGAACAACACAGAGGTGAAGAAACAAGTTTAGAAACCCATATATATAGAAAGATCTTACTCAGAATCAAACCGGAATGGCATGGAACATGAGAGAAAGGGCCATAGATACAAGCGAGCTGACCCTGGTCCCTCAAGGACCTTATAGATGGCAATACCAACGTAAGAGACGCCATTAGAGGCCTGATAATGGTGGGGAAATACCATGAAAGACAGCAGATGATTAGCGATATGGGTAAATTAGGGTTAGGGCTTGAGATCTTTTGGAGAGGAAAAGGGATTCAgggcggcggttggtgagaaatgacCGGGTTttaggggggtcgtttggttaaaaaaggaaagggttaaTTGTGGTtgttgatctctatgatcaacgaCCGAGATTGAATGAGATTGGGGCCGAGTCAGGCATTAAGTTTTGGGCTGAGTAGGTTTAGGTTAAAAattgggttgggtattgggtcAAATTTGAGAAAAAATAGGGCCAAattttaaatagctaattttaataactaaataatttataaaaataaataaatgaataccaaaaaatatctttgtatactaaaattatttaacattttaaaaatataaaagaccatttatgcataaataatgtaattatacattagtattggctattattgcaaagatgtgttTAGCCTAAAAATGTAATTGTAATTtcaaaaaatgcactaaaaatatttaaacactatgttggcataaaaattgaatttagatggctaaatcatcacaaagtaatttgaaggataattattgaatatttctATAATAAAAGAgtagaaataaattgattttgaGCTTTTAAAActatggaaaaattataaaaaaaacttaTTCATGGTTATAACTACATATGTACTATTTTTAAAGTATATATACGTGTTTAAAATATGTAAGAAAAAATTGCGTATCGACAAGCGTTAGTATACCCAATAAGAACAAAATTGTCTCCTGAAGGATAAAAGAGGATCAGCTCAtgtgttcctttgagatatctcagtattctCTTGGCAGCCTCTAGATGATATTCCTTTGGATTGGATTGAAACATTACACAGAGACCCACGCTAAAAACAATGTTTGGCCTACTTGTAGTAAGATACAATAATGACCCTATGAtccctctatacatggtttgGTTTACAGGGGAACCAAGTTCATCCATGTCTAGAAGAGTAGCTGTTGCAATGGGCGTGTCGATAACTTTTGAGCCTACCATATCAAACCTTTTCAGTAGCTCCTTGATGTACTTTTGCTGACTTATCAATGTTCCCTTCTTAGATTGCTTCACTTGAAGTCCTAGGATGAAATTCAGTTCTCCCATCATACTCATCTTAAATTCACCCCCCATGAATTTAGCAAATTCTTCGTAGAGAGAGTCAGCTGTGGCTCCAAAGATGATATCATCAACACCTAAACAATGAGTAGGTTCCTCCCTCGTTTCTTTAGGAAAAGAGTGTTGTCAATATTCCCTTTTGCAAAGCTATTTTCCAGAAGGAATTTTGACAATCTTTCATACCAAGACCTGGGAGCTTATTTTAACCTGTAGAATGCGTTATCTAGTTTAAACACATGATCAGGGTGTTCGTGACACTCAAAAATAGGAGGCTACTtgacatagacttcttcttttaGATAGCCATTTAGAAATGCAcatttgacatccatttggaatggAGTGAACTCTATATGAGATGCAAAGGTAATCAGAATTCTAATGGCTTCCATTCGAGCTACATGAGCGAATGTTTCATCATAATCAATCCCTTATTTCTGATTATAGCCTTGAAACAAAAGTTATGCCTTGTTTCTTATTGTATTTCCAAActcatcaagcttgtttctgaatacccacctggttcctacaATGGTTCGATTAGCAGGTCGAGGAACCAGGTGCCATACCTTGTTCCTTTTAAATTGATGCAGCTCCTCTTGCATGGTTGTGATCTAGTTTGTATCTTTTAGCGCTTCCTTTATATTTTTGGGCTCTATTTAGGAAAGAaaagctgagaaggcaagtgagttCTTTCAAGATGAGtgattatgttgtcaagaggatttGAACTTTTAAACCTTCAATTTGGTGCCTGAGTCTCATTAGTAGAGGAACCAGGCACATCTAACTGGGATTCTTGAGCGTTTCTTACTTCACAGAGTGGGGTTCCTTGGACTGCATCAACAACTCTGTTTTCAGCTTCAGTTGTTGTAATCGGGGGACTAGGTTCCTCTCAAATTGATGGAGATGTATTTGCATCTTCTTCACTGTATTCCATGACATGGCTCATTATATCAACCTTTCCATTTTATATGTCAATTACTTCACCTGACACAGATAAGGGCTCTCTATCTTGATTAACGTGTCTATCCTTCTCACAGAAAGGAGAGCTTCATCAACGATCACATGAATGCTTTGTTCTACACATTGACTCCTTTTGTTGTAGACCTTGTAAGATTTGCTTTGATATAAGTATCCCAGGAAGATTCCTTCATAACTTTTGGCAAAGAACTTCCCAAGAGcttcctttccattgttatgaacAAAGCATTTACACCCAAAAATTCTTAGATGTGTCAGCTTGGGCTTCCTTCCATTCAGTAGTTCATATGGAATTTTGTTCAGAAGGGATCGGATCATGCACCTACTTACCAAGTAGAACGCAGTATTGACAGCTTCTGCCCAGAAATATTTCGCAATCTCACTGTCAATTAGCATTGTTATTGCCATGTCTTGAAGAGtgctatttttcttttccataacaccattttgttgaggtgttcttggagcagaaaaattatgagtgatgccattttcagTGCAAAATTCATCTAAATTGGCATTGTCAAACTCCGTCCCATGATCAGACCTGATGCAGGCTACTTTATTACCCATCTTCACTTGGATCTTTTTAACAAAGGCAACAAACACTTCAAAGGTTTCATCCTTGGTCCTAAGGAACAAGGTCCAGGTGAATTTGGAATAGTCATCCACTATTACAAAGAtgtacttatttcctcctctttTTGGCACCTTCATAGGTCTACAAAGATCCATGTGAAAGAGATTGAGTGGGCTTGCGGTGCTGACTTCCTTTATTGGCTTGAACGAAGATCTGACTTGCTTCCCTTttacacatgcatcacacacTTTGTTATCCTTGAAGCTTGATTTGGGTAGATCACGAACTAGGTCCTTCCTTACTAATTTGTTCAATAGCGTGAGGTTTGCGTGACATACCCTCCTATGCCATAGCTCAGTATCATCATCAACAACGCTTAGGCAGCTTAAATAACCGTTCTTCAGTGACTCAAAATCAGCTACATAgatattcttgtatatttttgCCATTAGCACCACCTCACCTGTAACTAGGTTCGTCACTGTACATATTTTTAACACAAACTCGACCTTGTTTCCCTTGGCATAGATTTGGGAAACGCTGAGTATGCTGTACTTCGAACCATTAACGTAGTACACATTTTTGATTAAGTGAGAGAGAGACTTCCCGATCCTTCCAAATCCCAGAATGTATCTCTTCTTGCCATtcccaaaggatacactcccttcTTGTAGGGCCTTTAGTGAAAGGAAATCATTtgtacttccagtcatatgctttgagtagccactatccatgtaccattatAGGCTACTTCCTTTCACTGTTTCCTGCACAAGAAGATTAGCATTTAGCATTAGGAACCCAAGCCAATTTGGGTCTCTTGTAATGAGGAAAGGGGTGAATAAGGGATCTTTTTGACCATGCAAGAATTATGCATTTTTTAAATGAGGGACCAGGTTCTCTACCGGTACTTACGTTTTTAGCAAAGGCTTTGTTTTGCTGTTGTTACTGACATCTAGCCTTACAGTTTTCTTTAAGGTGCCCATTGTTACCGCAGTGGGTGCAAAGCCCATTGTCAGGTACAGTAACGTAATTGCTATGAGGGTTGCAAGGGATCCTTTCCCTTTGAAACCTAATCCCCTGCCTGTTTACCCCATTGTTGGAGTACATGGCAGTGATAGTatcagaggaccaggtccacttgagTGATTTTTCAAGATCACTCTTCACTCTACCTAGGTCTTTCTGAAGTTATTTGTTTTTCTCAAGCTCAGCACACAGACTAAACTTCACTAACTTTAGCtcattttcaagcttaatgtgtgactcacttgcaacttcctttccTTTTTGATAATTTTCAGCACTACTTTCCATTGTAGGTTTCCTAATGGTTTCTTTCAAGTCCATTACTACTACTAGAAGGTCATCTCTTTCTTGTTCTACATTTTCAATACTTTTCTTTAAGACATTTCTTTGTTTCTTCAGGTTCTCAATTGACTCTCTTAGATCGGCTACAACTATTAGTAGGTCATCTCTAGACTGTTCTACTTCTTCTAGTTCAACTGGTAAGACATCTCTGTCATTTATAAGACTATGATAAGTGTCAATTAGCATATTTGACaaagaaatgagtttcttaggagaaTAAGATTTTAGATCTCTTTGAACATCCagaaaatttacctcatcatcagACTGGGCCATCAAAGCAAAAATTGAATCATACTCGGTTGATTCACTTTCTACTGCCATCATAGAGTTGTTTCCTGGTTCATAATCTTCTCCAGATTCGCTTGATGAATCTCCCCATGTAGCAAGAGCTTGTCTCACAATATTATCAGCGTCATATTTTCTATTGAAGCGTCTGTCAGGAAACAGGTTCCTTTTGGCTGCTTTGTCAGAGTTGTTCTTGTACGATCTTGCTTTAGGAGAgggaaatccttgatgaaatatCTTGGCTTGCCACATTTATGACAGAGATCATAATTCTTTGGCTTGCTAGAACTTCCCATTTTTGGAATGCCTCCATTCCTTCGAACCATCTTCTGGAATCTTCTTGTTAGGTATGCCATATCACCATCTTCACCACTTGACTTGTTGTTTTCTGTTTTGaggaccaggttcttctccttcttgggctctcttctttcactgtctttcttctttttcatctTATATGTTTTTAGATTTCCAACGAGTTCATCAATAGTTAGCTCCTGGAAGTCCTTTGCCTTTGTAATGACGTTCACTTTGCTTTCCAAAGAACTGGGTTGTACGCTTAGGATCTTTCAAACCAGCTTGTTTATTGATAAAGTTTCACCAAGGGAGTGAAACTCATTAATGATGGAGTTGAATCGGGTATGCATTTCTTAGATAGATTTATTGTCTTGCATCCTGAAGAGCTCGTATTCAGTTGTGAGCATGTCAATTTTGGATTGCTTGACCTGTGTTTTGTTCCTTCATGAGCTGTCTGCAGGGCTTCCCAGATTTCTTTGGCTGACTGATATGGTGAT comes from the Nicotiana sylvestris chromosome 4, ASM39365v2, whole genome shotgun sequence genome and includes:
- the LOC138889640 gene encoding uncharacterized protein; translation: MAEDSELWDVICDGPFAPTKNLGDPSVAISMTRKEFSDADRKAIEKKFHAKKILILSVQPSSLESKVNVITKAKDFQELTIDELVGNLKTYKMKKKKDSERREPKKEKNLVLKTENNKSSGEDGDMAYLTRRFQKMIFHQGFPSPKARSYKNNSDKAAKRNLFPDRRFNRKYDADNIVRQALATWGDSSSESGEDYEPGNNSMMAVESESTEYDSIFALMAQSDDEVNFLDVQRDLKSYSPKKLISLSNMLIDTYHSLINDRDVLPVELEEVEQSRDDLLIVVADLRESIENLKKQRNVLKKSIENVEQERDDLLVVVMDLKETIRKPTMESSAENYQKGKEVASESHIKLENELKLVKFSLCAELEKNK